The Fibrobacter sp. UWR4 sequence AAAACCGTCAAGCCCCAGGGAATCTACCCTCAGAAAGACTGCATTTACTTTTCCCCCGGAGAAGGGATTCAGGGTATCGCCTCTAGGCTGGCCGGGGGCCGCATTGTGGTCATCTGGGGATATTTAGACTGGTTTGACTTGGAAAGGAAGTTCTTCACCGCAAGCGACCGCATCTACGAAGCACGTTTTTAACTATATTAAAATCATGGCTATTGAAAAACTCGCAGAAACTCTTTTGGAAAAGCTCCGTTTCATCACCAAGGCAGAAACGGTTATCGGTAACCCCATCCAGGCTGGTGAAGCAACCATCATTCCCGTAAGCCGCGTCTCCGTTGGTTTCGGCTTTGGCGGTCACCAGAACAAGGGCGACACTTCCGCCTCCGGTGGCGGCGCTTCCGTAGAACCGGTAGCCTTCCTGGTCATCAATGGCGAAGACGTCCGTATTATGCCTATTACCAAGGATAGTTCTCTGGCATCCAAGGTCATGGATATTATTCCTGACGTGGTGAACAAGTTCAGCAAGAAGAAGGAAGACTAATCCTTCACCCATGCCGAACTGGATTCAGCATCGAAAGCCCGGTCTTAACGCCGGGCTTTTGTCTATATTTAGGCCATGAAGTTTTTAATCCAGCGTGTAACAAACGCCCAGGTGGACATTGACGGGGAAACCGTCGGCAAGATCAACAAGGGCTACATGATCCTCATCGGAGTCGGAGAAGAAGACACCAGGGAAGAGGCGGACCGCCTCATCCGCAAGATGCTGAACCTCCGTATTTTCGCCGACGAAAACGGGAAGACCAATCTTTCTATCAAGGACGTGAACGGCGAACTCCTGCTGGTATCCCAGTTTACCCTCTACGCCAACTGCAACAAGGGAAACCGCCCTACGTTCAATGGAGCAGGCAATCCTACTTTGGCCAACGATCTTTACGAGTACATCATTGCGGAATGCAGGAAGGAAGTGAAAGTCGTAGAAACGGGACGATTCGGCGCAGACATGCAGGTAAGCCTCACGAACGACGGTCCCTTCACCATTATGCTGGAGTAATGGTGAGGCAAGTTCTCATTGACTTCACCAACCTTATAAGACGGTAAACATGAAGAAAAAGACTTTCATCGCGTTAGTTTCCACGCTTTTCACGGCATTGATTTTCACGTCTTGCGCTGGAGTGAACGACATGAGGGGCGGTTCCGCCGGCAACGCGGGCGGTGATTCCAGCATGATGGATACGCCCTGCGAGGAATGCGGAAAACGTGGCGACATCGAACTGAAAATCACTGACGAAATTTACTACAGGGAATGGAACCAGGCCGCCTACAGCCGCATGGATTCTACAGCCGTCGTAGGCGTTTTCCCGGCGTTGAAAGTCACTGCTGCCCGACCCGAGACTTGCAAGTTCTGCCATAGCTATAGCGCGGATGCGTTAGACTTTGACTTGGCCCGAGTGGAGGATTCCCTCTTCGTGAAGGCGTTTCCCAAGATGCAGCGAGAGCTGATGCTCCCCGGCATGCGACTTCCCGACGCTGATTCCAGCTACTTTGACACGCTGGCAGTGAAAATCCTGAAATCGACTTTTGCAGACGGCAAGAAGCTGGAAGATTTCACCCCGTGGGTAGAACGAGAAGGAATCGAGCAGCCCCTCAACCGCGATGTGCCCAATGAACTGAAGAACCTGCTGAACGACATCGCCAGCCGTTACGAACTGCGATACATGTCTATCCCCATTCGACTGGACGTCACGATGGATACGGACCTGGGCAAATCCGGCGGTTTCACGTACAAGATTCTATGGACCCTATGGGATGCCCGCTATGGAGAATTGGTATTCCTGACGTACTCCAGTTTCACTGCGGCCACTACCAGCAGGGTATCTCCAGAAAAGGAATGGTCCGAGCCCTTTGCAAAAAGACTCTGGACCATGTTCAGCACCGATGTCAATAATCTAGAAAGCCACTAATCCGAGGGGAACGGAAAGTTTCCGCAATCTCTACTTATACAGATTTTCATCAAGTAGGGAGTCCAGCCTCATAAGATATCGCCGAGAGATTTTGATTTGAGCTTTCCTCAGTTTCACCACATAGGCAACATCCGGAACGAAAGGCTCACTTTTCGGATTCTTGGGGTGAATCGTATCCCTATTGAGATACCGTTGAATCAGTTCATTATCCCTGGATAGGTTTTCCGGAGAAAAACCAGCCTTCCTCTCATCAGAAACGTACAGAGAATTCCCTGCCATGGAAACGACCATGTCATTGTAGAACTTCAAACGTCTACTCAAGCGAACAGATATACTTTCCCGCAAATCACCCGACACACCCATTATTTCTGGACAATTTTTATACATTCCCTGAAACCAGCGATGGCGTTTCTTGTCAATTCCGAAGTCATTTTCAAAAAGGCCATCGACCATCTCGGCAAATAAAACGGAATCTTTCTGAGAACAGCGCTTTCCACGGTTCCTTTTTACGGATTCCAGGCCTGCATCAGCAAGGGCCTTTTGTTCCGCAACTAACGCAGAATCAGTCTTTAAGCCCACCAGATTCGGATTCAATAGAGAATCAAATGCAGCCTCCGCATATTTCCATTTTTCTCTATAAGAGTCCAGAAGTTTAAGGACATCATTTGTATCGTTCAACAAGTAAAAATGATCGTTAAAATCCAGATAGCCCAATTCAAGGAATTCCTGGATTATTTCTTTGCGTTCATCAAAACTACTCTTCAAGCCTTTTCGCGTTTCATCCGACAGAACAACCTTCCCCAGCCTCATGGATTCCAGCAATTCACCCCAAAAGACTTCTAGGCTTTTTCGTTGATTTTCTATACCGGCGGCGAGACCTTCAAAATCAGAAGGACAATTCTTTAATAATTGCTGGAATCGATCATACTTTTCCTTCGTCAATGAGAAAGACTGTTCGCCTATGGACTCAGCGATTTGCCGAACAAATTGAACATCAACGTCTGACGAACATGTCCCCTTGTCAGCTTTGGAAGAAAACTCCTGTCTTGCCACATTTTCCAGTTGTTCCGCAGGCAAAGTCCTAACTTGGGTCATGGCACAAAAGCCTACAAGGACTCCAGCTACACAAGCGGAAAAGACAGTACACACAACCTCGGACAATTTTCCATTGGCACACCACACCTGAAAGAAAATAAATCCCAATAAGGATGCTGCCGGGAAACCAATCCACCACAAATCAAAAATTGCAATACCCACCAGGACAACGTCTACAAGAAAAATCCATCGACGCTTGATTTGGCGGGTACTCTTTACAGCACCAAGTTCAACCATTCCCAGCTTTACGTTCTTGCGGACAAGAAGGCAGAAGCATGCCACAGACATTGCCAGCACAAGAAATACAGGAAAAAGCTTAAGAGGGAAAATGGAATCTTCAATATAGGAGACAACCAACGCCCCCATAACTTCAAACAAAATGCAGAACAAGGTAGATAGCAAGGACTTTATCATACGGCCCCCCAAAGACTAACGGACAAAAGTATTCTTCACGCGGGAGGAACAACACATGTATGGAATCCAGACACAACATTTGATTGCGCCTCGAATAAGCGAATTTCTATTCAAAAGTTGAAGCGCGTCCGAAAAGTTCGAAGTCCCTTCCATATATATGCTGTTTGCAATCGTGACCAAGAATACTGCAATCACAGGTGTCGCAACTGAGAAAACCAAAGAAAAAATATAGACTTTAGGAAAAGTCGCCTTTCTTGCAAAAAAAAGATACGGCAACAGTAAAACAAAAGCGAACGACGCAATATCCATCGCGAAGGATGTTCCGTAGATAAATTTATAAGCCGGAACAAGCTGAACGACCATCTGCAATTTGGAATCATACACCAAAGCCAGATCCTGATAAAGATTGCACCCACCAAACAAGGGGCCAACCACAACGCCAATCCCAACAAGGATCAACAACCCGCCAATAGCCATATTGCTAACCTCCTTTAATACCTTACCACCATTCCAATTAAAAAGGACCGCTTTTTTTTGCGATCCTTTTCTCATGTTCTTTATACCGTTAACTACTCTTCGGAAATAACCACCAGTTCTATGCGGCGGTTGGCCTTGCGGCCAGCTTCCGTGGAGTTATCAGCCTTGGGCTGGCTAGGACCATAACCTACAGCGGTAAGGCGTTCTGCAGCAATGCCCTTGCTGACCATATAATCACGGACAGAGTTCGCACGATCTTCAGAAAGACGCTGGTTCAGTTCATCACTACCGTCGGAACTTGTATGTCCCTGAACTTCTACCTTGGCCTTGGGATTCATTTTCAGCCCCTTGATAGCCTGGTCCAAAGTATGGAGGGAGCTGGGAACCAGTTCAGCGCTACCAGCCTTGA is a genomic window containing:
- a CDS encoding GerW family sporulation protein, producing the protein MAIEKLAETLLEKLRFITKAETVIGNPIQAGEATIIPVSRVSVGFGFGGHQNKGDTSASGGGASVEPVAFLVINGEDVRIMPITKDSSLASKVMDIIPDVVNKFSKKKED
- the dtd gene encoding D-aminoacyl-tRNA deacylase, which codes for MKFLIQRVTNAQVDIDGETVGKINKGYMILIGVGEEDTREEADRLIRKMLNLRIFADENGKTNLSIKDVNGELLLVSQFTLYANCNKGNRPTFNGAGNPTLANDLYEYIIAECRKEVKVVETGRFGADMQVSLTNDGPFTIMLE
- a CDS encoding DUF2569 family protein is translated as MAIGGLLILVGIGVVVGPLFGGCNLYQDLALVYDSKLQMVVQLVPAYKFIYGTSFAMDIASFAFVLLLPYLFFARKATFPKVYIFSLVFSVATPVIAVFLVTIANSIYMEGTSNFSDALQLLNRNSLIRGAIKCCVWIPYMCCSSRVKNTFVR